The DNA window ACGGATTTGCAAAGGCGTTTGAGATTCAGTATCTTGATAAAGATAACCAGTTAAAATATGTCCATCAGACATCATGGGGCATGACAACACGCCTGATTGGTGCTATTATTATGGTACATGGTGATGACAACGGACTGGTGCTTCCTCCGAGAATTGCTCCTGTTCAGGTTATGATTGTCCCGATTCAGCAGAATAAGGAAGGCGTTCTCGACAAGGCATTCGAGATTAAGGAAGTGCTTTCCGGCTTCAGCGCGAAAGTGGACGATTCCGACAAATCACCGGGATGGAAATTCAGCGAATCAGAGATGCGCGGAATTCCGGTACGCGTGGAGATTGGACCGAGGGATCTGGCGGAAAACCAGGCGGTGCTGGTACGCCGTGACACACATGAGAAAATGACTGTTTCACTGGATGAGATAAACGAAAAGGTGGCTGAACTCCTTGAGACAATCCAGCATGATATGTTCGAGAGAGCGAAAGCACACCGCGACGCACATACGTATCAGGCTGTGAACATGGAGGAGATGAAGGATCTGGCCGATAATAAACCGGGCTTTATCAAAGCGATGTGGTGCGGCTGCCAGGAGTGCGAGGATCAGCTTAAAGAGAGCGTGGGCGTTACGTCACGCTGTATGCCTTTTGAACAGGAAACATTATCTGATAAATGTGTATGCTGCGGAAAACCTGCAACAAAGATGGTATACTGGGGAAAAGCATACTAATTCATGAGATCAAGAGTTCCGCGCGCGGGACTCTTGATTGATATTCAGGACAGGAAAGGAGCTGGCGGAGTGCAGATAACAATACCAAAGCAGGTGGAATGGATCCTTGCGGAGCTGAGAGAGCACGGCTATGAGGCATTTGCCGTGGGCGGCTGCGTCAGGGATGCGCTTCTTCACCGTGAACCGGGAGACTGGGACATCACTACGTCGGCCAGGCCGGATCAGGTAAAACAGGTTTTTGGTAAAACCATCGATACCGGCCTTCAGCATGGAACCGTGACGGTCATGCGGGAGCATGTCGGATATGAGATTACCACATACCGGATAGACGGGGAATACGAGGATGGAAGGCATCCGAAGGAGGTGGCGTTCACCTCGGATTTAAAGGAAGATCTGAGACGCCGCGATTTCACCATCAATGCCATGGCCTACAGCGGCGAGACCGGGATTGTGGACATTTTCAGCGG is part of the [Clostridium] symbiosum genome and encodes:
- the proS gene encoding proline--tRNA ligase, which produces MAKDKKLVEAITSMDVDFAQWYTDVVKKAELIDYSSVKGCMVIKPAGYAIWENIQRELDRRFKETGVQNVYMPMFIPESLLQKEKDHVEGFAPEVAWVTMGGLEPLPEKMCVRPTSETLFCDFYARDIQSYRDLPKLYNQWCSVVRWEKTTRPFLRSREFLWQEGHTAHATAEQAEERTEMMLNLYADFCEEVLAMPVVRGRKTDKEKFAGAEATYTIEALMHDGKALQSGTSHNFGDGFAKAFEIQYLDKDNQLKYVHQTSWGMTTRLIGAIIMVHGDDNGLVLPPRIAPVQVMIVPIQQNKEGVLDKAFEIKEVLSGFSAKVDDSDKSPGWKFSESEMRGIPVRVEIGPRDLAENQAVLVRRDTHEKMTVSLDEINEKVAELLETIQHDMFERAKAHRDAHTYQAVNMEEMKDLADNKPGFIKAMWCGCQECEDQLKESVGVTSRCMPFEQETLSDKCVCCGKPATKMVYWGKAY